One genomic segment of Candidatus Nealsonbacteria bacterium includes these proteins:
- the rplW gene encoding 50S ribosomal protein L23, with translation MTNLYQILKSPHITEKATDLTKENQYVFKVFSKTNKTEIKKAVENFYKVDVLDVKIINLQPKKRKLGKISGWRAGYKKAIIKIKKGQKIEVLPR, from the coding sequence ATGACAAACCTTTATCAAATTTTAAAATCTCCCCATATTACTGAAAAAGCGACCGATTTAACCAAAGAGAACCAATATGTATTTAAGGTCTTTTCCAAAACAAATAAAACGGAAATTAAAAAAGCGGTTGAAAATTTTTATAAGGTAGATGTTTTAGATGTTAAAATCATTAATCTTCAGCCCAAAAAAAGAAAATTGGGAAAAATTTCAGGTTGGAGGGCGGGATATAAAAAAGCAATTATTAAAATAAAAAAGGGGCAGAAGATAGAAGTATTACCACGATAA
- the rplD gene encoding 50S ribosomal protein L4, with translation MEITVYNQEGKEIEKISLPKEIFDVKINHDLIHQVVVSQMANRRKILAQTKTRGEVRGGGKKPWRQKGTGRARHGSIRSPLWRGGGITFGPRKEKVFKKMIPKKIKRKALLMVLTAKAKSNLLIFVNQLKLEKAKTKSMAEIINVLSSKIENFKKGNTLIALPEMNKKIILAARNLPQVKTIQVKDLNCLDLLSFKYLIMPKESIKIIKTTFLKSK, from the coding sequence ATGGAAATAACAGTTTACAATCAAGAAGGTAAGGAAATAGAAAAAATTTCGCTGCCAAAAGAAATTTTTGATGTTAAAATAAATCACGATTTGATTCATCAAGTTGTTGTTTCTCAGATGGCAAACCGGAGAAAAATTCTGGCTCAAACAAAAACCAGGGGAGAGGTAAGGGGCGGAGGAAAAAAACCCTGGCGGCAAAAAGGAACGGGTAGGGCTAGACACGGTTCAATTCGTTCTCCTCTTTGGCGGGGCGGGGGAATAACTTTTGGACCGAGAAAAGAAAAAGTTTTCAAAAAAATGATTCCCAAGAAAATAAAAAGAAAAGCTCTTTTGATGGTTTTGACCGCTAAGGCGAAAAGTAATTTATTAATTTTTGTCAATCAATTGAAATTAGAAAAAGCAAAAACAAAATCAATGGCCGAAATTATTAATGTTTTAAGTTCAAAAATTGAAAATTTCAAAAAAGGAAACACTTTGATTGCTTTACCGGAAATGAACAAAAAGATAATTTTAGCGGCTAGAAATCTTCCACAAGTAAAAACCATTCAGGTAAAAGATTTAAATTGTTTAGACCTGCTTTCTTTTAAGTATTTAATCATGCCAAAAGAATCAATTAAAATAATAAAAACCACATTTTTAAAATCAAAATGA
- the rplC gene encoding 50S ribosomal protein L3, translated as MMKFILGLKLGMSQIFDKNGKVIPITLIEAGPCQITQVKTKESRAITASQPGDKKDKKDNYDASQIGFIKLKDKKIKKPQKQKPFRYLREFRGNNRDNIDVSKYKVGDEINVSIFREGDVVEVSGISKGKGFAGVVKRWGFSGRNATHGVKHESRKAGSIGSSFPERVIKGKKMAGRMGNQRVTIKNLKIVKIDKENNLLAIKGAIPGPKGTLLEIRG; from the coding sequence ATCATGAAATTTATTTTAGGTTTAAAACTTGGTATGTCTCAAATTTTTGACAAAAACGGAAAAGTAATTCCGATAACTTTAATTGAAGCCGGCCCCTGTCAAATTACTCAAGTAAAAACCAAAGAGTCCCGCGCCATTACTGCCAGCCAGCCAGGGGACAAGAAAGATAAAAAAGATAATTATGACGCTTCACAGATTGGTTTTATAAAATTAAAAGACAAGAAAATAAAAAAACCGCAAAAACAAAAACCATTTAGATATTTGCGGGAGTTTAGGGGAAACAATAGAGACAATATAGATGTTTCAAAATATAAAGTCGGAGATGAAATCAATGTTTCAATTTTTCGGGAAGGAGATGTTGTTGAAGTTTCCGGAATTTCTAAGGGAAAAGGTTTTGCCGGAGTAGTCAAAAGATGGGGATTTTCGGGTAGAAATGCCACTCATGGAGTAAAACATGAATCAAGAAAAGCCGGCTCAATTGGCAGTTCTTTTCCCGAAAGAGTAATAAAAGGGAAAAAAATGGCAGGTCGTATGGGAAACCAAAGAGTAACAATCAAAAATTTAAAAATAGTTAAAATTGATAAAGAAAATAATCTTTTGGCGATAAAAGGGGCTATACCCGGGCCAAAAGGAACTTTATTGGAAATTAGGGGATAG
- the rpsJ gene encoding 30S ribosomal protein S10: MPAKKTVAEVEEIKTKIRIKLRSYDHKVIDNSTKQIIEIALRCGVEVLGPVPIPTEIHKYTVNRSSFVHKDAREQFEMRIHKRLIDILNPNPKIIDALTRLTLPAGVDIEIKM, encoded by the coding sequence ATGCCAGCCAAAAAAACAGTTGCTGAAGTTGAAGAAATAAAAACCAAGATTCGGATTAAACTGCGGTCTTACGACCACAAAGTTATTGATAATTCAACAAAACAAATTATTGAAATAGCTTTGCGTTGCGGGGTGGAGGTTTTGGGCCCGGTGCCCATTCCAACCGAAATTCACAAATATACTGTTAATCGGTCCTCTTTTGTTCATAAAGACGCCAGGGAGCAGTTTGAAATGAGAATTCATAAAAGACTAATTGATATTTTAAATCCCAATCCAAAAATAATTGATGCTCTAACGCGACTTACTTTACCGGCCGGAGTTGATATTGAAATTAAAATGTAA
- the tuf gene encoding elongation factor Tu, with protein MAEKEKFIREKPHINVGTIGHVDHGKTTLVASILHVLGLSNPKIVKKSVDQIDAAPEEKARGLTISISHLEYETEKRHYAHIDCPGHADYIKNMITGAAQMDGAILVVSAPDGPMPQTREHILLARQVGLPSIVVFLNKCDLVDDPEIIDLVESEVREILKKYGFPGDTIPIIKGSAAKALEAKSIDDEWAKKILELMKAVDEHIPEPVREIDKPFLMAIEDVFSISGRGTVVTGRVERGVVQNNDEIEIVGIKPTVKTTAVSVEMFQKILDEGRAGDNVGVLIRGLKKEDAQRGQVLAKPGTITPHTEFEAEVYILTKEEGGRHTPFFSGYKPQLYFRTTDVTGDVVLAEGTEMVMPGDTVNLKIKLIVPIALEEKQRFAIREGGKTVGAGVTTKIIK; from the coding sequence ATGGCAGAAAAAGAAAAATTTATCAGGGAAAAACCCCATATTAATGTCGGCACTATTGGTCATGTTGACCATGGAAAAACCACATTAGTGGCATCTATTTTACATGTTTTGGGCTTGAGCAACCCCAAAATAGTTAAAAAATCGGTTGATCAAATTGATGCCGCTCCTGAAGAAAAAGCCAGGGGATTGACCATTAGTATTTCTCATCTTGAATATGAAACCGAAAAAAGACATTATGCCCATATTGATTGTCCGGGCCACGCTGATTATATCAAAAATATGATTACCGGAGCAGCTCAAATGGACGGCGCAATTTTAGTGGTTTCAGCTCCTGATGGACCAATGCCTCAAACCAGAGAGCATATTTTATTGGCTCGTCAAGTCGGTCTGCCTTCAATAGTTGTCTTTTTAAATAAATGCGATTTGGTTGATGACCCGGAAATTATTGATTTAGTTGAGAGTGAAGTCCGAGAAATTTTGAAAAAATATGGTTTTCCCGGTGATACTATTCCAATAATTAAGGGTTCGGCCGCAAAAGCCCTGGAAGCAAAATCTATTGATGATGAATGGGCAAAGAAAATTTTGGAATTAATGAAAGCGGTAGATGAACATATTCCCGAACCGGTTAGAGAAATAGATAAACCATTTTTAATGGCTATTGAAGATGTTTTTTCCATTTCCGGCCGAGGAACGGTTGTAACCGGAAGAGTTGAAAGAGGAGTGGTTCAAAATAATGACGAAATAGAGATAGTTGGTATTAAACCAACAGTTAAGACCACTGCGGTTAGTGTTGAAATGTTTCAGAAAATTCTTGACGAAGGAAGAGCTGGCGACAATGTCGGGGTCTTGATTAGGGGCCTTAAAAAAGAAGACGCGCAAAGGGGTCAGGTTTTAGCTAAACCGGGAACGATTACTCCTCATACTGAATTTGAAGCCGAAGTTTATATTTTAACCAAAGAAGAAGGTGGTCGTCATACCCCATTTTTTTCCGGCTATAAACCCCAACTTTATTTCAGAACTACTGATGTGACCGGAGATGTGGTTTTAGCCGAGGGAACGGAAATGGTCATGCCTGGCGACACCGTTAATTTAAAAATAAAATTAATTGTTCCTATTGCTTTGGAAGAAAAACAAAGGTTTGCAATTCGGGAAGGAGGAAAAACAGTAGGAGCAGGAGTAACGACGAAAATAATAAAATAG